The Bifidobacterium eulemuris genome includes a window with the following:
- the dapE gene encoding succinyl-diaminopimelate desuccinylase, with protein sequence MRDGIMQDYIQAGDGRTITIDPKASREETLAALLEQIMGVYSVSDEERPLTDMVEAFLDEQPHLTVRRHGDTLVASTDFGREQRVILAGHLDTVPVIDNFPPRWLDPAADLAETAGEVAPGVAKVRHDVAGKVAPGTRVMWGRGATDMKASDAVMLYLAATLTQANAKVDLTYVFYDHEEVVAEKNGLRKVVEAHPDWITGDFAIIGEPTNCGIEGGCNGTMRFDVVAHGVAAHSARAWMGRNAIHEAADILTRLNAYEPQDIEVDGLVYREGLNATLISGGKGTNVIPDECRVHVNYRFAPDKTLPEAKALMMGADAGAQLGNGEHVATGGVFEGYGIEMKDESPSARPGLSSPLAASLAALVKERTGRDPLAKLGWTDVARFAILGIPAVNLGAGDPLLAHKHDEQVPESDLVLMADLLQTWLCR encoded by the coding sequence ATGAGGGACGGAATCATGCAGGACTACATCCAAGCCGGCGACGGCCGAACCATCACCATCGATCCGAAGGCCAGCCGCGAGGAGACGCTTGCCGCGCTGCTCGAGCAGATCATGGGCGTGTATTCGGTGAGCGACGAGGAGCGGCCGCTGACCGATATGGTCGAGGCGTTCCTCGACGAACAGCCGCATCTGACCGTGCGCCGCCACGGCGACACGCTGGTGGCCTCCACCGATTTCGGCCGAGAGCAGCGCGTGATCCTCGCCGGGCATCTCGACACGGTTCCGGTGATCGACAACTTCCCGCCGCGCTGGCTCGACCCGGCGGCCGATCTGGCAGAAACAGCCGGCGAGGTGGCACCCGGCGTGGCCAAGGTGCGTCATGACGTCGCCGGTAAGGTCGCGCCGGGCACCCGCGTGATGTGGGGACGCGGCGCCACCGACATGAAGGCCTCCGACGCGGTGATGCTCTACCTCGCCGCCACCCTCACGCAAGCCAACGCCAAAGTGGACCTGACCTACGTGTTCTACGACCATGAGGAGGTCGTGGCCGAGAAGAACGGCCTGCGCAAGGTGGTTGAGGCCCATCCCGACTGGATCACCGGGGATTTCGCCATCATCGGCGAGCCGACGAACTGCGGCATCGAGGGCGGCTGCAACGGCACGATGCGCTTCGATGTAGTGGCGCACGGCGTGGCCGCGCATTCCGCCCGCGCGTGGATGGGCAGAAACGCCATCCACGAGGCCGCCGACATCCTGACCCGTCTGAACGCCTACGAGCCGCAGGATATCGAGGTGGACGGCCTGGTCTACCGCGAGGGCCTCAACGCCACGCTGATCTCCGGCGGCAAGGGCACGAATGTGATCCCCGACGAATGCCGCGTGCATGTGAACTATCGTTTCGCGCCCGACAAGACGCTGCCCGAGGCCAAGGCGCTGATGATGGGCGCGGATGCGGGCGCCCAGCTCGGCAATGGCGAGCATGTCGCCACCGGCGGTGTGTTCGAGGGCTACGGCATCGAAATGAAGGACGAAAGCCCCTCCGCCCGCCCGGGCCTGAGCTCTCCGCTGGCAGCCTCGCTGGCCGCGCTGGTCAAGGAGCGCACCGGTCGCGACCCGCTGGCCAAACTCGGTTGGACCGACGTGGCGCGTTTCGCGATCCTCGGCATTCCGGCCGTCAATCTCGGTGCCGGCGACCCGCTGCTCGCCCACAAACACGACGAGCAAGTGCCCGAAAGCGACCTCGTGCTGATGGCCGATCTTCTGCAGACGTGGCTTTGCCGGTAA